The following are encoded together in the Vicingaceae bacterium genome:
- a CDS encoding multidrug transporter, protein MLLSANLIYAINYSVAKDVMPDFIRPFGFIFLRVSVATVCFWILSLGVKEKVEKKDFKLLFWGGITGVAINQLFFFAGLNLTSPINASVLMIFTPVLVLIFSALIRKTSISARKITGIILGFVGAGGLILNSSKSTLSVSNPWGDLMIFLNAASYAVFLVITRPLMIKYHPLTVVKWVFLFGLIPVSIAGWREFGMIQWHSMPSVILAETVFVVLGTTVLAYFLNLTALRYVSSSVVAVYIYSQPLLAGWIAVTMGKDFLTISKILLGLIVITGVVLATGSFNKATD, encoded by the coding sequence ATGTTGCTGTCGGCAAATCTTATTTACGCCATCAATTATTCGGTGGCAAAAGATGTAATGCCTGACTTTATTCGCCCGTTTGGCTTTATATTTCTGAGAGTTTCGGTGGCAACTGTTTGTTTTTGGATATTAAGTTTGGGCGTAAAAGAAAAAGTTGAGAAAAAAGATTTTAAATTGCTGTTTTGGGGAGGAATTACCGGCGTAGCCATCAATCAATTGTTTTTCTTTGCAGGTTTAAACCTGACAAGTCCAATCAATGCTTCCGTTCTGATGATTTTTACTCCGGTATTGGTGTTGATTTTTTCTGCTTTAATAAGAAAAACATCAATAAGTGCGCGGAAAATAACAGGTATCATTCTTGGCTTTGTTGGTGCAGGTGGGCTTATATTGAATTCGTCAAAATCTACTTTGTCGGTCAGCAATCCTTGGGGTGATTTGATGATATTTTTGAATGCTGCCAGTTATGCCGTATTTTTGGTAATTACACGTCCGTTGATGATAAAATACCATCCTTTGACTGTGGTGAAATGGGTTTTCTTGTTTGGGTTGATTCCTGTTTCAATAGCAGGATGGAGGGAGTTCGGTATGATTCAATGGCATAGCATGCCATCAGTCATTTTGGCAGAGACTGTGTTTGTAGTGTTGGGCACAACTGTGCTGGCCTATTTCTTAAACTTAACGGCGTTGAGGTATGTAAGTTCTTCGGTAGTTGCGGTATATATTTATTCACAACCATTATTGGCCGGATGGATAGCCGTGACTATGGGCAAAGATTTTCTTACAATATCAAAAATCCTTTTGGGATTGATTGTCATAACAGGAGTTGTTCTCGCAACCGGTTCATTCAATAAAGCAACAGATTGA
- the purS gene encoding phosphoribosylformylglycinamidine synthase subunit PurS, protein MKFLVSVKVMPHKALLDPQGKAVLQGLQNLGLTQTTDVRIGKNIELTIEATDENQALAVAGEAAKKLLANPVMEYYELEIKQLTETH, encoded by the coding sequence ATGAAATTTTTGGTTTCAGTAAAAGTTATGCCACACAAGGCGTTGCTTGATCCACAAGGTAAAGCTGTATTGCAAGGTTTGCAAAATCTTGGATTGACACAAACTACCGACGTAAGGATCGGTAAAAATATTGAACTTACTATCGAGGCAACTGATGAAAATCAAGCTTTGGCCGTTGCCGGTGAAGCTGCAAAAAAACTTTTGGCAAACCCGGTGATGGAGTATTATGAATTGGAAATAAAACAACTTACGGAAACACATTAA
- a CDS encoding sodium:proton antiporter — MKESLTGKYKYPRIATISAILPLVVLIYFLFVNVKIFGDNALGGSNQWALLMGAMIGAIVAVWQGVPWKRLYEGILHSLHSSLGAILILLLIGGLSGIWMVSGIVPTMVYYGLKILSPGYFLPAACIVCCIVSLSTGSSWSTVATVGLALLGIGKAMGFSEGIIAGAIISGAYFGDKMSPLSDTTNLAPAMAGTGLFTHIRYMTYTTIPSIVISILLFLIIGLNYTVSGDVLTSVNTLEQEIQSIFFISPWLLLVPVVVIILILKKMPAFPALFAGIVLAIIPAIFQNDVIAGIAGDPHPGFYDFYKAIVKSITESVTIPSEDPVVAGLLSTKGMNGMLNTIWLIICAMTFGGVMESSGFLIVITEKIIALAKSVFSLFFSTVITCFFFNLVTADQYLAIVVPGKMFEPIYRRRGLAPENLSRTLEDSGTVTSVLIPWNTCGATQASVLGVATGTYWMYCFFNLISPVMTLIFALFNIKIRYLDDQAEN, encoded by the coding sequence TTGAAAGAAAGTTTGACCGGGAAATATAAATATCCGCGCATTGCCACTATATCGGCGATATTACCTTTGGTCGTTTTAATCTATTTTCTTTTTGTCAATGTGAAAATTTTTGGGGACAATGCCCTGGGTGGCAGCAATCAGTGGGCATTGTTGATGGGTGCAATGATCGGGGCTATAGTAGCTGTATGGCAAGGAGTTCCATGGAAACGATTATATGAAGGAATATTACACTCTTTGCATTCATCATTAGGGGCAATATTGATATTGTTGTTGATAGGAGGTCTTTCAGGTATTTGGATGGTTAGCGGCATCGTCCCAACGATGGTCTATTACGGATTGAAAATACTTTCTCCCGGTTATTTTTTGCCTGCCGCCTGCATTGTTTGTTGCATTGTTTCTTTATCGACAGGAAGTTCATGGAGTACGGTGGCCACAGTGGGTCTTGCATTGCTTGGCATCGGAAAAGCCATGGGGTTTTCGGAAGGTATCATAGCCGGGGCAATTATTTCCGGTGCATATTTCGGGGACAAAATGTCTCCTTTGAGCGATACAACCAACTTGGCTCCGGCCATGGCCGGTACCGGACTTTTTACCCACATACGTTATATGACCTATACCACTATTCCCAGCATTGTGATTTCGATCTTGCTTTTTTTAATCATAGGGCTGAATTATACTGTATCCGGTGATGTGTTGACTTCGGTAAACACTTTGGAACAAGAAATTCAAAGCATTTTTTTTATTTCACCATGGTTGTTATTGGTTCCTGTCGTTGTCATCATTTTAATACTAAAAAAAATGCCGGCATTTCCTGCATTGTTTGCAGGTATCGTCCTGGCCATTATTCCTGCCATATTTCAAAATGATGTTATTGCAGGGATAGCCGGTGATCCCCATCCAGGATTTTACGATTTTTACAAAGCCATAGTCAAATCCATTACCGAAAGCGTTACCATCCCGTCGGAAGATCCGGTTGTTGCGGGTTTGCTTTCTACAAAGGGAATGAACGGAATGTTGAATACCATTTGGTTGATAATTTGTGCCATGACATTTGGGGGGGTAATGGAATCTTCGGGATTTTTGATTGTGATTACCGAAAAAATTATTGCCTTGGCCAAAAGTGTTTTTTCTTTATTTTTTTCCACAGTAATCACCTGTTTTTTCTTTAATTTGGTAACAGCCGACCAATATCTTGCCATTGTCGTGCCCGGAAAAATGTTTGAACCGATTTACCGTAGACGAGGATTGGCTCCTGAAAATTTGAGCCGTACATTGGAAGATAGCGGAACCGTCACTTCCGTTTTAATTCCCTGGAACACATGTGGTGCTACCCAGGCATCTGTGTTGGGAGTGGCCACAGGCACCTATTGGATGTATTGTTTTTTTAATTTGATAAGTCCTGTTATGACACTTATATTTGCTTTGTTCAACATTAAAATTCGTTATCTTGATGATCAAGCCGAAAATTGA
- the pssA gene encoding phosphatidylserine synthase, translating into MLNLPNILTAINLWAGIMAVFLISHGLFLDAFYWTCLSLAADFFDGFAARKLNITTSIGKELDSLADVISFGLVPGLLMFQFISLLLGVYLLPIHERSFSANVLTQSGWLITIFSAFRLAKFNLDNTQTTSFKGMPTPANTILIYSLVLFLNEELGYNRADLINFAERSDVLPFYLHPAWYVLISCALAYFLVSDMRLMALKFNDKDGINNYRYLMIGCASVFLGIGLISGFLFGSLLLLMIFYVILSLYIYQIKRL; encoded by the coding sequence ATGTTGAACCTGCCCAACATACTGACCGCCATCAATCTATGGGCCGGTATAATGGCTGTGTTTTTAATATCGCATGGTTTGTTTTTAGATGCATTTTATTGGACTTGCTTGTCTTTGGCTGCAGATTTTTTCGATGGTTTTGCGGCAAGAAAATTAAACATCACAACATCCATTGGAAAAGAGCTCGATTCGCTCGCCGATGTCATTTCTTTCGGCTTAGTACCCGGATTGTTGATGTTTCAATTTATATCTCTTTTGTTGGGAGTATACCTATTGCCCATTCATGAGCGGAGTTTTTCAGCCAATGTATTGACACAGAGCGGTTGGCTGATAACGATATTCTCGGCATTCAGATTGGCCAAATTTAATTTGGATAACACTCAAACTACATCATTCAAGGGCATGCCCACCCCGGCAAACACAATATTGATTTATTCCTTGGTGTTGTTTTTGAATGAGGAATTGGGCTACAACAGGGCCGATTTGATCAATTTTGCCGAACGTTCAGATGTTTTGCCTTTTTATCTGCATCCGGCCTGGTATGTGTTGATAAGTTGCGCATTGGCTTATTTTCTGGTTTCGGACATGCGTTTGATGGCACTTAAATTTAATGACAAAGACGGTATCAACAATTATCGCTATTTGATGATTGGTTGTGCATCGGTATTTTTAGGCATTGGGTTGATTTCAGGATTTTTATTCGGAAGTTTATTGTTGTTAATGATTTTCTACGTTATTTTGTCGTTGTATATTTATCAAATAAAGCGGTTATGA